From the Arthrobacter sp. PM3 genome, one window contains:
- a CDS encoding PP2C family serine/threonine-protein phosphatase, whose translation MAAPDSPADRADGKSTAPKRPLIMRYAARSDVGRVRAKNDDSAYVGRHLAVVADGMGGHAGGDVASAATVLDMIHLDHDEYVGDAGTVLADEIQTANSLLSELVHINPKLAGMGTTVTALLLAEGKLHFAHIGDSRAYRLRNDEFEQVSVDHTFVQRLIDEGRLRPEEAESHPHKNVLMRVLGDVDASPELDLDTLAVQPGERWLLCSDGLNYVAGHVVERTVRETKDLKECADLLVELTLEAGAPDNVTVVMLDIAEQTPDDVSTAAVDVVPLPGTTTASAPAAASASGPGSGSGPASSAGSTLGAARSSGAPKDKNDAGATGSAGRSAAAAPTAASASLSQDGPGAKFPGDGKEAGTADAAKEPETTTDPHLGEHLSAEVLREELASRPHELVGAAAAAAESGSIPSIAGRTVARRAATVLTHKSEQAREDAEEIKPSGRPRRWLTVSIAAAIVALLAVGLWLGYAWTQTRYYIGEHDQHVAIFNGVSQRLGPIQLSTLEAVTDIKMSDLPEFSQQRVRQTVPARDLYDAQRIVKNLERTGTTAPADECLTPSPTATPGSTAKAGATASPGSTASPGATAAPGAAKPTPSATPTTNCEGAK comes from the coding sequence GTGGCTGCCCCGGATTCTCCCGCAGACAGGGCCGACGGCAAGTCAACCGCCCCGAAGCGGCCCCTCATCATGCGCTACGCCGCGCGCTCCGACGTCGGCCGCGTGCGTGCCAAGAACGACGACTCCGCGTACGTCGGCCGGCATTTGGCCGTCGTTGCCGACGGCATGGGCGGCCATGCCGGCGGTGATGTTGCCTCGGCGGCAACCGTCCTGGACATGATCCACCTTGACCATGATGAATACGTCGGCGACGCCGGCACCGTCCTCGCCGACGAAATCCAGACGGCCAACTCCCTGCTGTCCGAGCTGGTGCACATCAATCCCAAGCTCGCCGGGATGGGCACCACGGTCACGGCGCTGCTGCTCGCCGAGGGCAAGCTGCACTTCGCCCATATCGGCGACTCACGCGCTTACCGCCTGCGCAACGACGAGTTCGAACAGGTCAGCGTCGACCACACGTTTGTCCAGCGGCTCATCGACGAAGGCCGGCTCCGCCCGGAAGAGGCGGAATCGCATCCGCACAAGAACGTCCTCATGCGCGTGCTGGGCGACGTCGACGCCAGCCCCGAACTGGACCTCGATACCCTGGCCGTCCAGCCCGGGGAACGCTGGCTGCTGTGCTCTGACGGTTTGAACTACGTGGCCGGCCACGTCGTGGAGCGGACGGTCCGCGAAACGAAGGACCTGAAGGAGTGCGCCGACCTCCTCGTTGAGCTGACCCTCGAGGCCGGCGCCCCGGACAACGTCACGGTGGTCATGCTGGACATCGCCGAGCAGACTCCCGACGACGTCAGCACCGCCGCCGTCGACGTCGTCCCCTTGCCGGGGACCACCACGGCATCAGCACCGGCCGCCGCTTCGGCATCGGGGCCGGGCTCGGGGTCAGGGCCGGCGTCCTCGGCCGGTAGCACCCTTGGTGCGGCGAGGTCCTCCGGTGCGCCGAAGGACAAGAACGACGCCGGCGCCACCGGTTCCGCTGGCCGGTCCGCGGCTGCTGCCCCCACCGCCGCTTCTGCGTCCCTGAGCCAGGATGGGCCGGGCGCAAAATTCCCGGGCGACGGCAAGGAGGCGGGCACGGCGGACGCCGCCAAGGAGCCCGAAACCACCACCGACCCGCATCTGGGTGAACATCTCTCGGCTGAAGTCCTGCGCGAAGAACTCGCCAGCCGTCCCCACGAACTCGTCGGAGCCGCCGCCGCAGCCGCCGAATCAGGGTCCATCCCGTCCATCGCAGGACGCACCGTGGCCCGCCGCGCGGCCACCGTCCTGACCCACAAGTCGGAACAGGCCCGCGAGGACGCCGAGGAAATCAAACCCTCCGGGCGGCCGCGCCGGTGGCTCACCGTGTCCATTGCCGCCGCCATCGTCGCGCTGCTGGCCGTCGGACTGTGGCTCGGCTATGCCTGGACCCAGACCCGCTACTACATCGGCGAGCACGATCAGCACGTCGCCATCTTCAATGGGGTCTCGCAGCGGCTCGGGCCCATCCAGCTTTCCACCCTCGAAGCGGTGACCGATATCAAGATGTCCGATCTTCCCGAATTTTCGCAACAGCGGGTGCGCCAGACCGTGCCCGCCCGCGATCTCTACGACGCGCAGCGGATCGTCAAGAACCTTGAGCGGACCGGTACCACTGCCCCGGCCGATGAATGCCTCACGCCGTCGCCGACGGCGACACCGGGCTCCACGGCGAAAGCCGGTGCCACCGCCTCACCGGGGTCCACGGCGTCACCCGGTGCCACCGCCGCACCGGGAGCGGCCAAGCCGACGCCGTCCGCCACCCCGACAACGAATTGCGAAGGGGCCAAATGA
- a CDS encoding FHA domain-containing protein — translation MSELTITALRFGFLILLWLMIFGIVSAMRRDLMIGRKAAAGAPTARQVRKNPSLAEPPPPPVKQQARQLVVTEGPLKGTTIPLAASPILLGRAQEATLVLEDDYASGRHARLFPQGSRWFIEDLGSTNGTYLADQQLTRALPVELGVPVRIGKTVIELRP, via the coding sequence ATGAGCGAACTAACCATCACGGCCCTGCGTTTCGGGTTCCTTATTCTTCTCTGGCTGATGATCTTCGGCATCGTCTCTGCCATGCGGCGCGATCTGATGATCGGCCGCAAGGCGGCGGCCGGAGCTCCCACCGCTCGCCAGGTACGCAAGAACCCGTCCCTCGCCGAGCCCCCTCCCCCGCCCGTCAAGCAGCAGGCCCGGCAGCTCGTCGTGACCGAGGGCCCGCTCAAGGGCACCACCATCCCCCTGGCCGCAAGCCCGATCCTCCTGGGCCGGGCGCAGGAAGCCACCCTCGTCCTGGAAGACGACTATGCGTCGGGCCGCCACGCCCGCCTGTTTCCACAAGGCAGCCGCTGGTTCATCGAGGACCTCGGCTCCACCAATGGCACATACCTGGCAGACCAGCAGCTGACCCGGGCACTCCCGGTGGAGCTGGGCGTCCCCGTGAGAATCGGCAAGACGGTCATTGAATTGAGGCCGTAG
- a CDS encoding DUF3662 and FHA domain-containing protein, whose translation MGLLDKVERGIEKAVRGVFSTGSRAQVEPVEIASRLRSEVDNKAITIAAGRTLAPNVFDVLLSSDDFRRAQEWGTPLAEELCDVVINHVRSQGYTLQGPVRISFRRDDEQRAGSFDIASRTEKASAPSVPSRQGVHGNVPAAPARQPSQLQPVLDIDGQRYSLNAPSIVLGRSSEADILIDDTGVSRRHLEIRTGPGTAQAIDLGSTNGSYVNGQKVVGSAELTDGATITMGRTKIIFRLLPATPGGRA comes from the coding sequence CGAAAAGGCCGTCCGCGGAGTCTTCTCCACCGGTTCCCGTGCCCAGGTCGAGCCCGTCGAAATCGCCAGCCGCCTCCGCAGCGAAGTGGACAACAAGGCCATCACCATCGCCGCGGGCCGCACGCTGGCGCCCAATGTGTTTGACGTGCTTCTCAGCAGCGATGATTTCCGGCGTGCCCAGGAATGGGGAACGCCGCTGGCCGAAGAACTGTGCGACGTCGTCATCAACCACGTCCGCAGTCAGGGCTACACCCTGCAGGGACCGGTCCGGATCAGCTTCCGCCGCGACGACGAACAACGCGCCGGAAGTTTCGATATCGCTTCGCGGACCGAGAAAGCCTCCGCACCGTCCGTGCCGTCCCGGCAGGGAGTGCACGGAAATGTGCCGGCGGCTCCGGCCCGCCAGCCTTCGCAGCTTCAGCCCGTGCTGGACATCGACGGCCAGCGCTACTCTCTCAACGCTCCATCGATCGTCCTGGGACGGTCCTCGGAAGCGGACATCCTCATTGACGACACCGGTGTTTCGCGCCGCCACCTGGAAATCCGGACCGGGCCGGGCACCGCCCAGGCAATCGATCTGGGCTCCACGAACGGCAGTTATGTCAACGGCCAGAAGGTCGTGGGCAGCGCGGAGCTTACTGACGGCGCCACGATCACGATGGGACGGACCAAAATCATCTTCCGCCTACTGCCCGCCACCCCAGGCGGCCGCGCATGA